One part of the Gossypium raimondii isolate GPD5lz chromosome 1, ASM2569854v1, whole genome shotgun sequence genome encodes these proteins:
- the LOC105784845 gene encoding protein WALLS ARE THIN 1, whose translation MADTGGSASNTRMWCSVPERLQLHMAMLALQFGYAGFHVVSRAALDMGISKLVFPVYRNIIALLLLLPFAYFLEKKERPALTLNFLLQFFLLALVGITANQGFYLLGLDNTSPTFASAIQNSVPAITFLMAAILRIEKVRLDRKDGISKVIGTILCVAGASVITLYKGPTIYSPVPPLNRPTPTFVSLGDANGKSWTLGCLYLIGHCLSWSGWLVLQAPVLKKYPARLSVTSYTCFFGLIQFLIIALVFERDPQAWMFHSGGELFTILYAGVVASGIAFAVQIWCIDRGGPVFVAVYQPVQTLVVAIMASIALGEEFYLGGIIGAVLIIVGLYLVLWGKSEERKFAAKEKIAIESTAEQSNNSRTSGHVKPSLNQPLLHHSTENV comes from the exons ATGGCTGATACTGGTGGTTCAGCCTCTAATACGAGGATGTGGTGTTCGGTTCCTGAAAGGCTCCAGCTGCATATGGCAATGTTGGCCTTGCAGTTTGGTTATGCAGGGTTCCATGTAGTTTCCAGAGCTGCTCTTGATATGGGCATTAGCAAACTTGTGTTCCCAGTTTATAGGAATATCATTGCCTTGCTTCTGCTCTTACCCTTTGcatattttcttgaaaa gaAGGAGAGACCAGCCTTGACACTGAATTTTCTTCTACAGTTCTTCCTACTGGCTCTTGTTGG AATCACTGCTAATCAAGGTTTCTACTTGTTGGGGTTAGATAACACATCACCAACCTTTGCATCAGCAATCCAAAACTCTGTCCCAGCCATCACCTTTCTCATGGCAGCCATACTAAG GATAGAGAAAGTGCGGCTAGACAGGAAAGATGGGATATCCAAGGTTATAGGAACAATATTATGTGTGGCTGGAGCATCAGTTATAACACTATACAAAGGTCCAACCATCTACAGCCCAGTTCCACCGCTGAATAGACCCACACCAACGTTTGTTTCGTTGGGGGATGCAAATGGGAAGAGCTGGACCCTTGGTTGTCTCTATCTAATCGGCCATTGCTTATCCTGGTCCGGTTGGCTGGTGTTGCAGGCACCCGTGTTGAAGAAGTACCCTGCTAGACTCTCTGTTACTTCCTATACATGTTTCTTTGGTCTTATTCAGTTCCTCATCATTGCGCTAGTTTTTGAGAGAGACCCTCAAGCTTGGATGTTCCACTCCGGCGGTGAACTATTCACTATTCTCTACGCG GGAGTGGTGGCATCAGGGATTGCATTCGCAGTACAGATATGGTGTATTGACAGAGGCGGCCCTGTTTTCGTTGCTGTTTATCAACCTGTTCAGACACTTGTTGTCGCTATTATGGCTTCCATTGCTTTAGGGGAAGAGTTCTATCTGGGAGG AATCATTGGGGCAGTGCTGATTATAGTAGGACTATATCTAGTACTATGGGGGAAAAGCGAAGAGAGGAAGTTTGCAGCCAAAGAAAAAATTGCGATTGAGTCGACGGCAGAGCAGAGCAACAACAGCAGAACATCCGGCCATGTTAAGCCATCCCTTAATCAGCCATTACTCCATCACTCCACCGAAAATGTGTAA
- the LOC105784878 gene encoding uncharacterized protein LOC105784878 — MDVDPRLYEQIAVNDNDIHNIIMSYLVHNCFKETVESFIACTGMKQPSDYLEDMEKRKRIYQFALEGNALKAIELTEQLATNLLEKNKDLHFDLLSLHFVELVCSRKCTEALEFAQMKLTPFGKEQKYVEKLEDFMALLAYEEPEKSPMFHLLSLEYRQHVAEILNRAILAHGNHPTYTAMERLIQQTTVVRQCLNQEHAKDGPPPFSLKDFIKS; from the exons ATGGACGTTGATCCTCGTCTATACGAACAAATT GCAGTCAATGATAATGACATCCACAACATCATCATGTCATATCTTGTGCACAATTGCTTTAAAGAAACCGTGGAATCGTTTATTGCTTGTACTGGGATGAAGCAGCCTTCTGATTATCTTGAGGacatggaaaaaagaaaaa gaattTATCAATTTGCTTTAGAGGGTAATGCACTTAAGGCAATTGAATTGACTGAACAGCTGGCAACTAACTTACTAGAGAAAAATAAGGACCTGCATTTTGATCTTCTAAGCCTTCATTTCGTCGAGCTTGTATGCTCTAGGAAATG CACAGAAGCTCTGGAATTTGCACAGATGAAGTTGACCCCATTTGGGAAGGAgcaaaaatatgttgaaaagcTTGAA GATTTTATGGCTCTGCTTGCATATGAGGAACCTGAGAAATCTCCCATGTTTCACCTGCTTAGCTTGGAGTACCGGCAGCATGTTGCAGAGATCTTAAATCGAGCAATTCTTG CTCATGGAAACCATCCAACCTACACGGCAATGGAAAGGCTGATACAACAAACAACAGTAGTTAGACAATGCTTAAACCAAGAGCATGCAAAG GATGGGCCACCGCCATTTTCGTTGAAGGACTTTATAAAAAGCTGA
- the LOC105784854 gene encoding uncharacterized protein LOC105784854 produces MALPQLIPSHSSSSSLTHQPSIGPNAVSPYLLNPNFKPFFNSSSLFQSRRFHRLSSLRCFASSFPEKRHPYPPQSDESVQLPLFPLPLVLFPGAVLPLQIFEFRYRIMMHTLLHTDLRFGVIYSDPVGGTSDVGCVGDIFKHERLVDDRFFLICKGQERFRVTNIVRKKPYLVAEVNWLEDRPSSDEDLEGIADEVESCMKDVIRLSNRLNGKPVKEAQDLRRNLFPTPFSFFVGSTFEGAPKEQQALLELEDTAARLRREKGTLRNTLNYLSAASAVKDVFPSS; encoded by the coding sequence ATGGCCCTCCCTCAGCTAATCCCATcccattcttcttcttcttcgctCACTCACCAACCTTCGATAGGCCCCAACGCTGTCAGTCCTTATcttttaaaccctaatttcaagccatttttcaaCTCTTCTTCGCTCTTCCAATCCCGCAGGTTCCATAGGCTCAGCTCCCTCCGATGCTTCGCTTCCTCTTTCCCGGAGAAACGCCACCCGTATCCTCCCCAATCAGATGAATCCGTACAGCTCCCTCTATTTCCTCTCCCCTTAGTTCTCTTCCCCGGCGCTGTTCTCCCCCTCCAGATCTTCGAGTTCCGTTACCGCATTATGATGCACACGCTCCTCCACACCGACCTCCGCTTTGGCGTTATTTACTCTGATCCCGTCGGTGGCACCTCCGACGTCGGCTGCGTCGGAGATATTTTCAAGCACGAACGCCTCGTCGACGACCGCTTCTTTCTCATTTGTAAAGGCCAAGAACGGTTCCGCGTCACCAACATCGTACGTAAGAAACCATATCTTGTCGCGGAAGTCAACTGGCTCGAAGACCGCCCCTCCAGCGACGAGGATTTGGAAGGAATAGCCGATGAAGTGGAGAGTTGCATGAAAGACGTGATTCGGTTATCGAATCGCCTCAATGGAAAACCGGTAAAGGAAGCGCAGGATTTGAGGAGGAATCTATTTCCGACTCCGTTTTCATTCTTTGTAGGGAGTACATTCGAAGGGGCGCCGAAAGAGCAACAAGCTTTGCTGGAGTTAGAAGATACGGCGGCCAGGTTGAGAAGAGAGAAGGGAACTTTGAGGAACACTCTCAATTACTTGTCTGCAGCATCGGCTGTGAAAGACGTGTTTCCCTCTTCATGA
- the LOC105783140 gene encoding uncharacterized protein LOC105783140, whose amino-acid sequence MNLEVRMKILEDKVDNETINWMMENFKLSVKQQIEAVLTKDELQHLAFLCKSEVDSIGRLTAGILWLLKLEKCAALITESSNSESSLVNLTNIKELKQKLDNMHSLLLQLRVQI is encoded by the exons ATGAATCTTGAAGTTCGTATGAAGATATTGGAAGATAAAGTTGACAACGAAACCATCAACTGGATGATGGAGAACTTTAAACTCTCAGTCAAACAACAG ATTGAGGCTGTTTTAACCAAGGACGAACTTCAACACCTTGCTTTCTTATGCAAATCCGAAGTTGATTCAATTGGTAGGTTAACTGCTGGAATCTTGTGGTTGCTCAAGCTTGAAAAGTGTGCCGCTCTCATCACTGAATCATCTAATTCTGAGTCTTCCCTGGTGAACCTTACTAACATTAAAGAACTTAAACAGAAACTGGATAACATGCATAGTTTACTGCTGCAATTGCGggttcaaatttga